A single region of the Mycteria americana isolate JAX WOST 10 ecotype Jacksonville Zoo and Gardens chromosome 10, USCA_MyAme_1.0, whole genome shotgun sequence genome encodes:
- the ASB12 gene encoding ankyrin repeat and SOCS box protein 12, with translation MGDRPKKMSLMDITKMFSMLQPREDEEDNGESEVLNRAVSEDDYQTLDNLLSQDRYKRFINRRSGWGVPSTPLRLAATWGRVRSMKVLLAHGAEVDSLDVKAQTPLFTAVSNGHRECVKVLLDAGASPVGSIYNNCSPLLIAARDGDVDILQQLLDHGAETNVQARLPEWAANSVACSGPLYLAAAYGHLECFKMLLLYGADPNYNCTEERVIAQIKEPKTLLETCLRHGCRSEFIELLIDFGANVYLPNVAVDETAPRSEGLELLLQARAHPKSLMSQSRLAMRRLLKQAGRPHALGELAIPGVLANYLRHQP, from the exons ATGGGagacagaccaaaaaaaatgAGTCTAATGGATATCACTAAAATGTTCTCCATGCTCCAGCCCAGAGAAGATGAAGAAGACAACGGAGAAAGCGAGGTGCTGAACCGAGCGGTATCCGAGGACGATTACCAAACCCTAGATAACCTCTTGTCCCAAGACAGGTACAAGAGGTTCATCAACCGCAGGAGCGGCTGGGGGGTACCCAGCACCCCACTGCGCCTGGCCGCCACATGGGGCCGCGTCAGGAGCATGAAGGTCCTCTTGGCCCACGGGGCGGAGGTGGACAGCCTGGACGTGAAGGCTCAAACCCCGCTCTTCACGGCAGTCAGCAACGGCCACCGGGAATGCGTGAAGGTCCTCCTGGACGCGGGGGCCAGCCCCGTCGGCAGCATCTACAACAACTGCTCACCGCTGCTCATCGCCGCGAGGGACGGGGACGTGGAcatcctgcagcagctcctggaccACGGTGCGGAAACCAACGTTCAAGCGAGGCTGCCCGAGTGGGCTGCCAACTCGGTGGCTTGTTCCGGTCCCCTCTACCTCGCCGCCGCGTACGGGCATCTGGAGTGCTTTAAGATGCTGTTGCTTTACGGTGCCGATCCCAACTATAACTGCACCGAGGAGAGGGTGATTGCCCAGATCAAGGAGCCCAAGACTCTGCTGGAAACCTGCCTGAGGCACGGCTGCAGGAGTGAGTTCATTGAGCTGCTCATTGACTTTGGAGCCAACGTGTACTTGCCCAACGTCGCGGTAGACGAGACGGCACCCCGCAGCGAGGgcctggagctgctcctgcaggcGAGAG CTCATCCCAAGTCCTTGATGTCTCAGTCCAGGCTGGCGATGAGACGCCTCCTGAAGCAGGCTGGCCGCCCGCACGCCCTCGGCGAGCTGGCGATCCCCGGGGTCCTGGCCAACTACCTCCGACACCAGCCGTGA